A genomic window from Quercus lobata isolate SW786 chromosome 10, ValleyOak3.0 Primary Assembly, whole genome shotgun sequence includes:
- the LOC115962729 gene encoding protein Asterix-like isoform X2 translates to MSSHGNSNSANDPRMPSAAKPFVAPMVNPQDLPVDYSGFIAVIFGIAGVMFRYKLSSWLAIIFCAQSLTNLRNFETDLKQVSMAMMFAIMGLVTNYFGPARPGRKG, encoded by the exons ATGTCATCGCACGGGAACTCAAACTCGGCCAACGATCCGCGTATGCCGTCGGCGGCGAAGCCATTCGTGGCTCCGATGGTGAACCCTCAAGATCTCCCCGTCGATTATTCCGGCTTCATCGCCGTCATCTTCGGCATCGCCGGTGTCATGTTCAGG taCAAGCTAAGCTCGTGGCTTGCTATCATTTTCTGCGCCCAATCGCTCACCAACTTGCGCAATTTCGAAACCGATCTCAAACAGGTCTCCATGGCCATGAT GTTTGCTATTATGGGATTAGTCACGAACTACTTTGGGCCTGCTCGACCAGGCAGAAAAGGTTAA
- the LOC115962729 gene encoding protein Asterix-like isoform X1: MSSHGNSNSANDPRMPSAAKPFVAPMVNPQDLPVDYSGFIAVIFGIAGVMFRYKLSSWLAIIFCAQSLTNLRNFETDLKQVSMAMMFAIMGFSHLCFNMMVLLVTYLTSFMLEL, encoded by the exons ATGTCATCGCACGGGAACTCAAACTCGGCCAACGATCCGCGTATGCCGTCGGCGGCGAAGCCATTCGTGGCTCCGATGGTGAACCCTCAAGATCTCCCCGTCGATTATTCCGGCTTCATCGCCGTCATCTTCGGCATCGCCGGTGTCATGTTCAGG taCAAGCTAAGCTCGTGGCTTGCTATCATTTTCTGCGCCCAATCGCTCACCAACTTGCGCAATTTCGAAACCGATCTCAAACAGGTCTCCATGGCCATGAT GTTTGCTATTATGGGATTTTCTCATCTGTGCTTCAATATGATGGTGTTATTGGTTACTTATCTTACATCTTTTATGTTGGAATTATGA